A DNA window from Trichosurus vulpecula isolate mTriVul1 chromosome 2, mTriVul1.pri, whole genome shotgun sequence contains the following coding sequences:
- the COLCA2 gene encoding colorectal cancer-associated protein 2 — MNFPSEKPKVYQGVRVKITVKELLQQRRAHQAASGGTSSRSSSVQFPEAVSPSSADPFFEPEPISSAPNYFQPRQFSSCVSCEENPSCLDQVFESYLPPETLLDHSLGSTQGVPPRFPDSFQATPFCFNQSLVPGSPSDSSTLSSPLEYSYSPPQQPSLAPVTYSSPSSLDTRNCGYPPEEYSYHHFHSHPQYSCCASSSSSSVCYCTSCETEHLDTIKVSEYFSYPDTDCIDYSHSLPTAVADDFYRREADCDICYS, encoded by the exons ATGAACTTTCCCTCAGAAAAACCGAAGGTGTATCAAGGTGTCCGGGTGAAGATCACAGTGAAGGAGCTGCTGCAGCAGAGGAGGGCACACCAAGCCGCATCAGGGGGAACC TCGTCCCGGAGCAGCAGCGTCCAGTTTCCAGAAGCAGTTTCCCCTTCTTCTGCAG aCCCCTTTTTTGAGCCAGAGCCTATTTCTTCTGCTCCCAACTATTTTCAGCCCCGACAGTTTTCCAGTTGTGTGTCCtgtgaagaaaaccccagctGCCTCGACCAGGTCTTTGAGTCCTACCTTCCACCAGAGACGCTCCTGGACCACTCACTCGGCTCCACACAAGGCGTCCCACCACGTTTCCCGGACAGCTTTCAAGCCACCCCTTTCTGCTTTAACCAAAGCCTG GTACCAGGATCACCCTCAGATTCATCAACTCTGTCCAGCCCTCTGGAATACAGCTACTCCCCACCTCAGCAGCCATCATTGGCTCCAGTGACTTacagctctccctcctccctggacACCAGAAACTGTGGGTATCCCCCAGAAGAGTACTCATACCATCATTTCCACTCTCACCCCCAATACAGTTGTTgtgcctcttcctcctcttcctctgtttgTTACTGCACGTCATGTGAGACAGAGCACCTGGACACCATCAAAGTATCAGAGTATTTCTCATATCCAGATACAGACTGTATAGACTACTCCCATTCCCTGCCGACAGCTGTGGCTGATGATTTCTATAGAAGGGAAGCAGATTGTGACATCTGCTACAGTTAG